Proteins found in one Rhodobacteraceae bacterium D3-12 genomic segment:
- a CDS encoding bifunctional 2',3'-cyclic-nucleotide 2'-phosphodiesterase/3'-nucleotidase: MEKAQPQLTLRILQTSDLHGALRGHDYLSDSPSEVIGLTRTATLIREARAGARNTLLFDTGDFLQGSPICDFAAENDAAPDALHPMVTAMNTLNYDAVTLGNHDFNHGADFLFDALEHARFPVTSANFDIAGPATRPGFIPHLLLKRRFYDDTGTPVRFWIGVTGALPPQTLDWDHHLADDFRTADMVTSIRTQAAKLRAAGANLIVALAHTGIDPDAPAQNAENALIDIAAIDDVDFVFGGHTHTVFPSADAPSHPAIDATRGTIHGTPVVMPGFWGNHLGQLDLTLTGTANHNWTITSATPNVLPLTRRDCQGKITATTPEDPALLAITEPDHTAVLDYIRTPIGETTTPLHSFFSLLGHDSGLDLVATAQTNALAAAVAGTDLADLAILSSAAPLKTGRRSGPDHYTHIPPGPLTRRSLADLYYYPNTLVALRITGAGLRDWLEHSASLFSTLTPGTAHDTPLLDDHFPGYKFEVIHGLRYQIDPSQPPRFDARNTRINPTSRRITQLLGNDAPVKDDQTFLLATNTYRAHGIGLDMFLPEARPVIAFDTRQPNRDILRQHIQNHSPLSHTPQPTWSFAPLSGTTALFETSPNARAHLSDPALPRLSDLGDTPQGFARLRITL; this comes from the coding sequence GTGGAAAAAGCGCAACCGCAACTTACGCTCAGGATACTACAAACCAGCGACCTCCACGGCGCTTTGCGCGGCCATGATTATCTCTCTGACAGCCCGAGCGAGGTGATCGGCCTCACCCGCACCGCAACCCTCATCCGCGAGGCGCGCGCCGGGGCCAGAAACACGCTTCTGTTTGATACCGGTGATTTCCTCCAAGGCAGCCCGATTTGCGATTTCGCCGCTGAAAACGATGCCGCCCCCGATGCGCTGCACCCGATGGTCACCGCCATGAACACGCTCAATTATGACGCGGTGACGCTGGGCAACCATGACTTCAACCATGGCGCCGATTTCCTCTTTGATGCGCTTGAACACGCCCGCTTTCCCGTCACCTCGGCCAATTTCGACATCGCCGGCCCGGCGACCAGACCGGGCTTTATCCCGCACCTCCTGCTAAAACGCCGGTTCTACGACGATACCGGCACGCCGGTGCGCTTCTGGATCGGAGTGACCGGCGCCTTGCCGCCGCAAACGCTCGACTGGGACCATCACCTCGCCGATGATTTCCGCACCGCCGATATGGTCACATCCATCCGCACCCAAGCGGCCAAACTGCGCGCCGCCGGGGCCAATCTCATCGTTGCGCTGGCACATACCGGGATCGACCCCGATGCCCCCGCCCAGAATGCAGAAAACGCGCTCATCGACATTGCCGCGATCGACGATGTTGACTTCGTGTTTGGCGGTCACACCCACACGGTGTTCCCCTCTGCCGATGCCCCATCTCACCCCGCCATCGACGCCACGCGCGGAACGATCCATGGCACCCCGGTCGTCATGCCCGGCTTTTGGGGCAATCACCTCGGTCAGCTGGACCTGACCCTCACCGGCACGGCCAACCACAATTGGACCATCACCTCGGCCACGCCCAACGTGCTGCCCCTGACCCGGCGTGACTGCCAAGGCAAGATCACCGCAACCACCCCCGAAGACCCCGCCCTTCTCGCCATAACCGAGCCGGATCACACTGCGGTGCTTGACTATATTCGCACCCCCATCGGCGAAACCACCACCCCGCTCCACAGCTTCTTTTCCCTGCTGGGCCATGACAGCGGACTCGACCTCGTCGCCACCGCCCAAACCAACGCGCTTGCCGCCGCCGTCGCCGGAACCGACCTCGCTGACCTGGCCATCCTGTCCTCCGCCGCCCCCCTCAAAACCGGGCGCCGCTCCGGCCCGGACCACTACACCCATATCCCGCCCGGCCCCCTCACCCGGCGCAGCCTCGCCGACCTGTATTACTACCCCAACACGCTCGTCGCCCTGCGTATCACCGGCGCCGGCCTGCGCGACTGGCTCGAACATAGCGCCAGCCTGTTCTCCACCCTGACCCCCGGCACGGCCCACGACACCCCCCTGCTCGATGACCACTTCCCCGGCTACAAATTCGAGGTCATCCACGGGCTGCGCTACCAGATCGACCCCTCCCAACCGCCCCGCTTTGACGCCCGCAACACCCGGATCAACCCGACCTCCCGCCGGATCACCCAACTGCTCGGGAACGATGCGCCGGTGAAGGATGACCAAACCTTCCTGCTCGCCACCAACACCTACCGCGCCCACGGCATCGGCCTCGACATGTTCCTGCCTGAGGCCCGCCCTGTGATCGCCTTCGACACCCGCCAACCCAACCGCGACATCCTGCGCCAGCATATCCAGAACCACAGCCCCCTCAGCCATACGCCTCAACCGACCTGGAGCTTCGCCCCCCTGTCCGGCACCACCGCTCTGTTCGAGACCTCACCAAACGCGCGCGCCCACCTCTCCGACCCCGCCCTCCCCCGGCTCAGCGACCTCGGAGACACCCCCCAAGGCTTCGCCCGCCTCCGCATCACCCTCTGA
- the nth gene encoding endonuclease III yields MAKQLDYHTIREIFTRFEAAEAEPKGELDHVNVYTLVVAVALSAQATDAGVNKATRELFKIADTPAKMLALGEAGVTEHIKTIGLYRNKAKNVIKMARILVEEYGGEVPNSRAALESLPGVGRKTANVVLNMWWGHPAQAVDTHIFRVGNRSGICPGKDVVAVERAIEDNIPVDFQRHAHHWLILHGRYTCVARKPKCAACLIRDLCQFEDKNL; encoded by the coding sequence ATGGCAAAACAGCTTGATTATCATACGATCCGCGAGATTTTTACCCGTTTTGAGGCGGCGGAAGCCGAGCCCAAAGGCGAGCTTGACCATGTGAATGTGTATACGCTTGTTGTTGCGGTGGCGCTGAGCGCTCAGGCGACGGATGCGGGGGTGAACAAGGCCACCCGCGAGTTGTTCAAGATTGCTGACACGCCTGCAAAAATGCTGGCGCTCGGCGAAGCGGGTGTGACCGAGCATATCAAGACCATTGGCCTGTATCGGAACAAGGCCAAAAACGTGATCAAGATGGCGCGTATTCTGGTCGAAGAATATGGCGGTGAAGTGCCCAATTCACGCGCCGCGCTTGAGAGCCTTCCCGGTGTCGGGCGCAAGACCGCGAATGTTGTGTTAAACATGTGGTGGGGCCACCCGGCACAGGCCGTGGACACGCATATTTTCCGGGTTGGAAACCGTAGCGGTATCTGCCCCGGCAAGGATGTTGTGGCGGTGGAGCGCGCCATTGAGGACAATATTCCAGTTGATTTTCAACGCCATGCCCATCATTGGCTTATCCTGCACGGGCGCTACACTTGCGTGGCCCGTAAACCCAAATGCGCGGCGTGTTTGATCCGCGATCTCTGTCAATTCGAGGACAAAAACCTATGA
- a CDS encoding bifunctional helix-turn-helix domain-containing protein/methylated-DNA--[protein]-cysteine S-methyltransferase — protein sequence MNAEPQQSYHFQVMRRALDLIDAAEAPLSLEDLSASMGMSPAHFQRVFSAWVGVSPKRYQQYLQLGQAKKMLAENMTTLQVSHSLGLSGSGRLHDLFVRWEAMSPGEFARKGNDLEIFWGWFDSPFDLALVMGTSKGICGLAFASETGTEAAMEDMLSRWPNARFTEDPTLLKPLVDAAFAQKGETALHMIGAPFQIKVWEALLEIPSGHVTTYSEIAGAIGHPKAVRAVGTAVGRNPVSWLIPCHRALRKSGALGGYHWGLPVKRALLAWESARAEA from the coding sequence ATGAACGCCGAGCCGCAACAAAGTTACCATTTCCAAGTGATGCGTCGGGCACTCGACCTGATCGATGCCGCCGAAGCACCGCTTTCACTGGAAGACTTGTCTGCCTCGATGGGAATGAGCCCCGCCCATTTTCAGCGTGTATTTTCAGCTTGGGTTGGCGTTAGTCCCAAACGCTATCAACAGTATCTGCAACTGGGGCAGGCCAAGAAGATGCTGGCCGAAAACATGACGACACTTCAGGTGTCGCATTCGCTGGGCCTATCCGGGTCTGGCCGTTTGCACGACCTTTTCGTGCGATGGGAGGCGATGAGCCCCGGAGAGTTCGCCCGCAAGGGTAACGATTTGGAAATCTTTTGGGGCTGGTTTGATAGCCCCTTCGATCTCGCCCTCGTCATGGGAACGTCCAAGGGCATTTGCGGCCTCGCCTTCGCCTCGGAAACGGGGACCGAGGCCGCGATGGAAGACATGCTCTCGCGCTGGCCCAATGCCCGCTTTACCGAAGATCCCACTTTGCTCAAGCCGCTCGTGGATGCCGCCTTCGCGCAAAAGGGGGAAACCGCGCTTCACATGATCGGCGCTCCCTTTCAGATCAAGGTGTGGGAGGCTCTGCTCGAAATCCCGAGCGGCCACGTCACCACCTATTCCGAGATCGCAGGCGCTATTGGCCATCCAAAGGCCGTTCGCGCAGTAGGCACCGCCGTTGGGCGCAACCCCGTAAGCTGGCTTATTCCCTGCCACCGGGCCTTGCGAAAATCCGGTGCGCTTGGCGGATATCACTGGGGTTTGCCCGTCAAACGCGCGCTTCTGGCTTGGGAAAGCGCACGCGCCGAAGCCTGA
- a CDS encoding OmpA family protein yields MAITTKFTLALAAGSLALTTACTDPGMIGDPNDPDKNTKQGALLGAGLGAALGAITAGSGNRAKGAALGAVVGAAGGVVAGSILDRQAADLRNSVGNDVQVTNTGDRLIVTLPQDILFATDSASLRPDLVRDIRAVAGNLNSYPNSTVQVLGHTDNVGDAAYNQDLSFRRANAVSTLLINEGVASSRVQPMGRGENQPVSSNLTPEGRQQNRRVEIVILPNA; encoded by the coding sequence ATGGCAATCACCACGAAATTCACACTGGCGCTGGCCGCCGGTTCTTTGGCCCTTACTACGGCTTGTACTGATCCCGGCATGATCGGCGATCCGAATGATCCAGACAAAAACACCAAGCAGGGCGCCCTTCTTGGAGCGGGTCTGGGCGCAGCTTTGGGTGCCATCACAGCTGGCAGCGGAAACAGGGCCAAAGGGGCAGCCCTAGGTGCCGTGGTCGGCGCGGCAGGCGGCGTTGTCGCCGGCTCCATCCTTGACCGTCAAGCAGCAGATCTGCGCAATTCGGTCGGTAACGATGTGCAGGTCACCAACACAGGTGACCGTTTGATCGTGACCCTGCCACAAGACATTCTTTTCGCCACAGACAGCGCGTCGCTGCGCCCCGATCTGGTGCGCGATATCCGCGCAGTTGCGGGAAATCTCAACAGTTATCCCAACAGCACGGTTCAGGTTCTCGGCCACACCGACAACGTCGGCGACGCCGCCTATAATCAGGACCTCAGCTTCCGTCGGGCCAATGCTGTCTCGACACTCTTGATCAACGAAGGCGTCGCATCTTCGCGCGTTCAGCCGATGGGCCGGGGTGAGAACCAACCCGTCTCATCCAACTTGACCCCAGAGGGGCGCCAGCAAAACCGCAGGGTCGAAATTGTAATTCTGCCTAACGCCTAA
- a CDS encoding ribonuclease HII — MNMPDFTFEQSALARGFACVAGVDEVGRGPLAGPVTAAAVILDPNRIPDGLNDSKKLSAKRREVLYDEILSSAAVSIGEASVEEIDEINILRASHLAMERAVAGLETAPDHLLIDGNMIPSGFSQSAEAIVKGDARSVSISAASIVAKTWRDRGMWALAQQFPGYGWETNAGYGSKSHMDALRNLGPTPHHRRSFKPVHNILYQQKNLSG, encoded by the coding sequence ATGAACATGCCTGATTTTACCTTTGAACAATCCGCACTGGCGCGTGGCTTCGCCTGCGTTGCCGGCGTCGATGAAGTAGGGCGCGGCCCCCTTGCCGGTCCTGTAACGGCGGCGGCTGTGATTCTCGATCCCAATCGAATTCCCGATGGGCTAAATGACTCAAAGAAATTAAGCGCGAAACGACGCGAAGTTCTCTATGACGAAATTCTCAGTTCTGCCGCCGTGTCCATCGGCGAGGCAAGCGTTGAGGAAATTGACGAGATCAATATTCTGCGGGCCTCACACCTTGCAATGGAGCGAGCTGTGGCGGGTCTTGAAACTGCGCCAGATCATCTGCTCATTGATGGGAATATGATCCCCTCCGGTTTCTCGCAATCCGCCGAAGCAATTGTTAAAGGTGACGCACGTTCTGTGTCGATTTCAGCGGCCTCAATTGTGGCCAAAACATGGCGAGATCGAGGCATGTGGGCTTTGGCGCAACAGTTCCCCGGTTACGGTTGGGAGACCAACGCCGGATATGGATCAAAAAGCCACATGGACGCGCTTCGAAATCTTGGTCCGACCCCACATCATAGACGGTCTTTCAAACCGGTCCACAATATCTTGTATCAACAGAAAAATCTAAGTGGCTGA
- a CDS encoding site-specific DNA-methyltransferase — translation MTKTKTPTSAAALPLNTILEGDCIEAMNALPANSIDLIFADPPYNLQLKGDLHRPDNSKVDAVDDHWDQFDSFKVYDKFTHEWLKAARRLLKPNGALWVIGSYHNVFRMGSELQNQGFWILNDVVWRKSNPMPNFRGKRFTNAHETLIWASKSEGAKYTFNYEALKSLNEGIQMRSDWVIPICNGGERLKDENGDKAHPTQKPEALLHRVLVGTTNPGDVILDPFFGTGTTGAVAKMLGRDFIGIEREEAYRKVALKRLSRIRKFDREALEVTTSKRAEPRVPFGQLVERGMLRPGEELYSLNGRHKAKVRADGTLIGDDIKGSIHQVGAHCEGAPSCNGWTYWGIKRDGKTVPIDLFRQQIRSEMRN, via the coding sequence ATGACCAAGACCAAAACCCCCACGAGCGCTGCTGCGCTCCCCCTAAACACGATTCTGGAAGGCGATTGCATCGAAGCGATGAATGCGTTGCCCGCAAATTCCATCGATCTGATTTTTGCCGACCCGCCCTATAACTTACAACTCAAGGGCGATTTGCACCGCCCCGACAATTCCAAGGTTGATGCGGTTGATGACCATTGGGACCAATTCGACAGCTTCAAGGTTTATGACAAGTTTACCCATGAATGGCTCAAAGCTGCCCGTAGATTGCTGAAACCAAATGGCGCGCTATGGGTCATTGGGTCGTATCACAACGTTTTCCGCATGGGTTCGGAACTGCAAAACCAAGGGTTCTGGATTCTGAACGATGTGGTTTGGCGCAAGTCTAATCCGATGCCGAATTTTCGGGGCAAGCGTTTCACCAACGCCCATGAAACACTGATCTGGGCCAGCAAGTCAGAAGGTGCCAAATACACTTTCAACTACGAAGCGCTCAAATCCTTGAACGAGGGCATCCAGATGCGCTCGGATTGGGTTATCCCTATCTGCAACGGTGGTGAACGTCTCAAAGATGAAAACGGAGACAAGGCGCACCCGACACAAAAACCGGAAGCTTTGCTACACCGCGTTCTTGTTGGCACGACGAACCCGGGCGATGTCATCCTCGACCCTTTCTTTGGCACCGGCACCACCGGCGCTGTGGCCAAAATGCTTGGGCGTGATTTTATCGGGATCGAACGCGAGGAAGCGTACCGGAAAGTCGCCCTGAAGCGTCTGTCGAGAATCCGCAAATTTGACCGCGAAGCTTTGGAAGTGACGACATCCAAACGCGCCGAACCTCGTGTTCCCTTTGGTCAACTTGTCGAGCGCGGCATGTTGCGGCCGGGAGAAGAGCTTTATTCCCTCAATGGTCGCCACAAGGCCAAGGTCCGCGCAGACGGCACGCTTATCGGTGACGATATCAAGGGCTCGATCCATCAGGTCGGTGCTCACTGTGAAGGCGCGCCCTCCTGCAACGGCTGGACCTACTGGGGGATCAAACGCGACGGGAAAACCGTTCCAATCGACCTTTTCCGCCAACAAATCCGCTCAGAAATGCGCAACTAA
- the lpxK gene encoding tetraacyldisaccharide 4'-kinase → MRAPDFWFTSPSEPTLLARLLSPLGGLYARATARRVASRGKAIDCPVICVGNLNAGGTGKTPTVIAVAQYLLGKGLSPHAVSRGYGGTLDGPEEVHERSHNAGQTGDEPLLLAAFVPTWVSKDRLEGCRKAAAVGADIILLDDGFQNPSVRKDISIIVVDAVKGFGNGRCIPAGPLREPVAEGLKRADLLLSIGPSDAQQEFFRRWGASICVPHMRGALVPLQTGMDWAGQKFLAFAGIGHPEKFFLTLRDLGADLVETQSLEDHQELTPALFARLEARAKSLGAQLVTTEKDAVRLPMQHRSKVLSLPVRLEIEDWSPLEMALENTLPKHE, encoded by the coding sequence ATGCGCGCACCTGACTTTTGGTTTACGTCCCCGTCCGAGCCCACGCTTTTGGCGCGGCTGCTTTCGCCGTTGGGTGGCCTTTATGCAAGGGCCACGGCGCGGCGTGTCGCAAGCAGGGGCAAAGCGATTGATTGCCCTGTGATCTGTGTCGGTAATTTGAACGCTGGCGGCACCGGCAAAACTCCAACAGTCATTGCCGTGGCGCAGTATCTCTTAGGTAAAGGACTGTCTCCACATGCGGTTTCGCGCGGTTACGGTGGAACACTCGACGGGCCAGAAGAGGTGCACGAACGCAGCCACAACGCGGGTCAGACTGGCGACGAGCCTCTGCTGCTGGCAGCGTTCGTGCCAACGTGGGTTTCAAAGGACCGGTTGGAAGGATGTAGAAAAGCCGCGGCTGTGGGCGCTGATATCATTCTACTGGACGACGGGTTTCAAAATCCGTCTGTCCGCAAGGATATCTCGATCATTGTCGTGGACGCCGTGAAAGGCTTTGGCAATGGCCGGTGCATTCCTGCCGGACCGCTTCGCGAACCCGTTGCCGAAGGGCTCAAGCGCGCTGACCTATTGCTCTCGATCGGCCCGTCGGATGCGCAACAAGAGTTCTTCAGACGATGGGGGGCAAGCATATGTGTTCCGCATATGCGAGGGGCGCTCGTGCCGCTGCAAACTGGAATGGACTGGGCAGGGCAAAAGTTCCTTGCGTTTGCGGGAATTGGACACCCAGAAAAATTTTTCCTCACACTTCGCGATCTGGGTGCAGATCTCGTTGAGACCCAGTCACTTGAAGATCATCAGGAGTTGACGCCTGCGCTCTTTGCCAGGCTTGAGGCGCGCGCCAAGTCATTGGGCGCGCAGTTGGTTACGACCGAGAAAGATGCGGTGCGCTTACCGATGCAGCACAGGAGCAAGGTGCTGAGCTTGCCTGTGAGACTTGAGATCGAGGACTGGTCGCCGTTGGAAATGGCGTTGGAAAACACACTTCCCAAGCACGAATGA
- a CDS encoding 3-deoxy-D-manno-octulosonic acid transferase produces MTARRSVSLSAYLAFARRKPKLPLELGVSRPDGPVLWVHVTSSTRLSAIMQVAARLRMQVPALSLVLSVPKGISKPEKLDEWVYWQDFPEDSIQSSEAFLAHWKPDVCVWTGGHFMPALIHKAEENGIPLFLVDVDAEGLKEVRQRWLPELTRANLRAFDTVLARTGTAGQMLKRLGVSQEIVEVTGPMQEGGLALSCAENEREEMGQILAGRPVWLAAMVQRSELEAILDCHRKVSRYALRLLLILVPDDETDGEEFLDVLKQRGFNTAVWSEGEVPDEACQVLLGDTWGDLGLWYRLSPVTFMASSLTPGHGGGDPYEPAALGSAVLYGPHVSRYLTTYSRFAKAGAARIVKDADSLSSALQNLLAPDQAAQMASAGWELASEGAEVTDRVVDLLLDTLDALELS; encoded by the coding sequence ATGACTGCAAGACGATCTGTCTCTCTTTCGGCCTATTTGGCTTTTGCGCGCCGCAAGCCTAAATTGCCATTAGAGCTTGGGGTGAGCCGGCCTGACGGGCCGGTTCTCTGGGTGCATGTTACGTCTTCAACGCGGCTGTCCGCGATAATGCAGGTCGCGGCGAGGTTACGTATGCAGGTGCCTGCATTGAGCCTAGTCCTGAGCGTTCCAAAAGGCATCTCGAAACCTGAAAAGTTAGATGAGTGGGTCTATTGGCAAGATTTCCCAGAAGACAGCATCCAAAGCAGCGAAGCGTTTTTGGCTCATTGGAAGCCTGATGTCTGCGTTTGGACTGGTGGTCATTTTATGCCTGCATTGATCCACAAGGCCGAAGAGAACGGGATTCCGCTATTCCTCGTCGATGTTGACGCAGAGGGATTAAAGGAGGTGCGACAACGTTGGCTGCCAGAGCTTACGCGAGCGAATTTGCGCGCATTTGACACTGTCTTGGCGCGCACCGGCACTGCCGGCCAAATGTTGAAAAGGCTCGGCGTTTCTCAAGAGATTGTCGAGGTGACTGGACCTATGCAGGAAGGCGGCCTCGCCTTGTCATGCGCTGAGAACGAGCGTGAGGAAATGGGGCAGATATTGGCAGGGCGTCCGGTGTGGCTTGCTGCGATGGTTCAGCGGAGTGAGCTTGAGGCGATCTTGGATTGCCATCGCAAAGTCAGCCGATACGCTCTGCGCCTTTTGTTGATCCTTGTGCCCGACGACGAAACGGATGGTGAAGAGTTCTTAGACGTGTTGAAGCAAAGAGGGTTCAATACCGCTGTTTGGTCAGAAGGAGAAGTGCCTGACGAGGCTTGTCAGGTCTTACTTGGCGACACATGGGGCGATTTAGGGCTCTGGTATCGCCTCTCCCCGGTAACGTTTATGGCAAGTTCGTTAACTCCGGGGCATGGGGGCGGTGATCCTTATGAGCCCGCCGCTCTTGGTTCAGCAGTTCTTTACGGGCCGCATGTGAGCCGCTATTTGACCACCTACTCTAGGTTCGCCAAGGCAGGAGCGGCGCGGATCGTAAAGGATGCGGATAGTCTGTCGTCAGCGTTGCAAAACCTGCTGGCCCCAGACCAAGCTGCACAGATGGCGTCGGCGGGATGGGAATTGGCGTCTGAAGGTGCTGAAGTGACGGACCGTGTCGTTGACCTTTTGCTTGATACCCTTGATGCGTTGGAGCTGTCTTAA
- a CDS encoding glutamine amidotransferase, protein MKPFLVLQLRPETEASDDEFEAILRKGQLSEQNAHRIRLDQDRLPRDLSLEDYSGVIVGGGPGCVSDREDDKSEIEARIERAVLSLMPEVTTRDFPYLGCCYGIGILGHHLEGNVSKTRYGEAVGTTDCALTDDGRNDPICNGMPERFQAFVGHKEALQSLPNGCVHLIASPTCPFQMIRFGKNVYATQFHPEADPDGFETRIKIYKDRGYFPPEAASDLIETCRAADVFAPELILKNFVTRYAQH, encoded by the coding sequence ATGAAACCTTTCCTCGTCTTGCAATTGCGCCCGGAAACAGAGGCGTCAGATGACGAATTCGAAGCGATCCTTCGCAAAGGACAGCTTTCAGAGCAAAATGCACATCGCATCAGGTTAGACCAAGACCGCCTCCCTCGGGATTTGTCGCTGGAGGATTATTCAGGCGTGATTGTCGGTGGCGGCCCCGGCTGTGTTAGCGACCGAGAAGACGATAAATCAGAGATCGAAGCTCGAATAGAACGTGCTGTCTTATCGTTAATGCCAGAAGTCACTACACGTGATTTTCCATATTTGGGCTGCTGCTACGGGATTGGGATTCTCGGACATCACCTTGAAGGCAATGTAAGCAAGACACGTTATGGCGAAGCCGTTGGCACAACGGACTGTGCCTTGACTGATGACGGTCGAAACGACCCGATTTGCAATGGGATGCCCGAACGGTTTCAAGCCTTTGTCGGACACAAAGAAGCACTACAATCTTTGCCCAACGGTTGTGTGCATCTGATTGCCTCCCCAACCTGCCCTTTCCAGATGATACGTTTTGGCAAAAACGTTTATGCCACTCAGTTCCATCCCGAAGCCGATCCTGACGGCTTTGAAACCCGGATTAAAATCTACAAGGATCGTGGTTACTTTCCGCCCGAGGCGGCTTCCGACTTGATCGAAACCTGTCGCGCCGCAGATGTCTTTGCACCTGAACTCATTCTAAAGAATTTCGTGACCCGATACGCGCAACACTAA